The Claveliimonas bilis genome window below encodes:
- a CDS encoding phosphatase PAP2 family protein: MDFLWLLEGIRTPSMDKIMQVITYFGQELILVGIICFLYWCVNKKLAYQLGFTYFSAGLIVQTLKISFRIPRPWVLDPSFHAVESAVPDATGYSFPSGHTQGASSFFFPLFTWTRKKWLKVLCIFAPLCVGFSRMYLGCHTPKDVLASLGVSALCTWLIWHFRALFLEDSPHSRSVFAAMLIFSAGAAIYALLLLKNGIVTEELASDCCKAAGAGMGFAVGWYLERTRIRFSTAAKNRRIQAAKLICGLGMLLLIKGGLSFILGTSILAKMIEYFILILWIIVIYPAIFQKILGTAQET, from the coding sequence ATGGATTTTCTCTGGCTGCTGGAAGGGATCCGCACCCCTTCCATGGACAAAATTATGCAGGTTATCACCTATTTCGGACAGGAACTCATTCTTGTGGGCATCATCTGTTTTCTTTACTGGTGTGTAAATAAAAAGCTGGCATATCAGCTGGGCTTTACTTATTTCAGTGCCGGGCTGATCGTCCAGACACTGAAGATTTCTTTTCGGATTCCCAGACCCTGGGTTCTGGATCCCAGCTTCCATGCTGTGGAAAGTGCTGTTCCTGATGCTACCGGATATTCCTTTCCAAGCGGGCATACACAGGGCGCCTCTTCTTTTTTCTTTCCGCTGTTTACATGGACCCGGAAGAAATGGCTGAAGGTTTTGTGTATTTTTGCGCCCTTATGCGTGGGCTTTTCCCGTATGTATCTGGGCTGCCATACTCCCAAAGATGTCCTTGCTTCTCTGGGAGTATCCGCTCTTTGCACATGGCTGATCTGGCATTTTCGCGCCCTCTTTTTGGAAGATTCTCCTCACAGCCGAAGTGTGTTCGCTGCCATGCTTATCTTCTCTGCAGGAGCTGCCATTTATGCGCTCCTCCTTCTGAAGAACGGCATTGTTACTGAAGAGCTTGCCTCCGACTGCTGCAAAGCTGCCGGCGCAGGCATGGGGTTTGCCGTAGGCTGGTATCTGGAGCGGACAAGGATACGGTTTTCCACAGCCGCGAAAAACCGCCGGATCCAGGCGGCCAAACTTATCTGCGGACTTGGTATGCTGCTTCTGATCAAAGGAGGACTTTCCTTTATCCTTGGCACATCCATACTTGCAAAAATGATAGAATATTTTATACTTATATTATGGATCATCGTGATATATCCGGCGATTTTCCAAAAAATACTCGGCACCGCCCAGGAGACTTAG
- a CDS encoding transporter: MKKYITMFLSYLAMFLEFFISMMLAVGIILLCIRLAGSLVHIPDLDVYPNYEDLLESCFELIIGVELIRMMYYHTPDTVFEVLVFAIARQIINGHSSALSSLIGVCAIAVLFATRKFLFCGFDLLEKNIFRASSRIQVINKLMACHIPCPSPSSTLNDAILEKMSEENVTPEVGTCVSVADVALRIDKMKDGKISRIEVIHAIH; encoded by the coding sequence ATGAAAAAATATATTACTATGTTCCTTTCCTATCTTGCCATGTTTCTGGAGTTTTTTATCTCCATGATGCTTGCAGTCGGAATCATCCTTTTATGCATACGTCTGGCCGGTTCTCTTGTACATATCCCGGACCTGGATGTTTATCCCAATTATGAGGATCTGCTGGAATCCTGTTTTGAGCTGATCATTGGTGTTGAGCTGATCCGTATGATGTACTACCACACACCGGACACGGTATTTGAAGTACTGGTTTTTGCCATCGCACGGCAGATTATCAACGGCCATTCCTCTGCTCTTTCCAGCCTGATCGGAGTATGTGCCATCGCCGTTTTGTTTGCCACAAGAAAATTTCTTTTCTGCGGATTCGATCTCCTGGAGAAAAATATTTTCCGTGCTTCTTCCAGAATTCAGGTGATCAATAAGCTAATGGCCTGTCATATTCCATGTCCCAGTCCGTCCTCTACTCTCAATGACGCGATACTTGAAAAAATGTCGGAAGAAAATGTAACTCCTGAAGTAGGTACATGTGTTTCTGTTGCAGATGTTGCTCTTCGTATCGATAAAATGAAGGACGGAAAAATTTCAAGAATCGAAGTAATACATGCTATACATTGA
- the hpf gene encoding ribosome hibernation-promoting factor, HPF/YfiA family, translated as MKFIISGKNIDVTPGLKDTITHKLGKLERYFTPDTEIIVTLSVEKERQKIEVTIPVKGQIIRSEQVSSDMYVSIDLVEEVIERQLRKYKTKLIARHQEGGNFKQEFFDSQEQNEADEEIRIVRTKRFGIKPMYPEDACIEMELLGHDFFVFCNAETEEVNVVYKRKNGTFGLIEPEFQ; from the coding sequence ATGAAATTTATCATTAGCGGAAAGAACATTGATGTGACACCTGGTTTAAAGGATACCATCACACACAAATTAGGAAAGCTGGAAAGGTATTTTACTCCTGATACGGAAATCATTGTTACGTTGAGCGTTGAAAAAGAACGTCAGAAAATCGAAGTCACTATCCCGGTAAAGGGCCAGATCATCCGGTCCGAGCAGGTCAGCAGCGATATGTATGTATCCATTGATCTTGTGGAGGAAGTCATTGAACGTCAGCTTCGCAAATATAAAACAAAGCTGATTGCAAGACACCAGGAAGGGGGTAATTTCAAACAGGAATTTTTTGACAGCCAGGAACAAAACGAAGCAGATGAGGAGATCAGGATTGTACGTACCAAACGTTTTGGTATCAAACCTATGTATCCGGAAGATGCCTGCATAGAAATGGAACTTTTGGGACATGATTTCTTTGTTTTCTGTAATGCGGAAACAGAAGAAGTCAACGTGGTATACAAACGAAAAAATGGAACCTTCGGTCTGATCGAGCCGGAGTTTCAATAA
- a CDS encoding YigZ family protein, translated as MKMEYRLVYQGGEGEITEKKSRFIATVLPVSNEDEAVAFVESMKKKYWDATHNCSAYVIGEHYEVQRCSDDGEPSGTAGKPMLDVLLGEDLHDTAVVVTRYFGGTLLGTGGLVRAYSAAVKEGLLSSTIITRKRGVKLNLETDYTGLGKIQYIFGERNIAILDTEYTDRVALEALVPEELLDKIKEEVTEATAGRANITEGGPCFYAEINGKTRVLE; from the coding sequence ATAAAAATGGAGTATCGATTAGTATATCAGGGGGGAGAAGGAGAGATCACAGAAAAAAAGTCCCGTTTTATCGCTACAGTTCTTCCGGTGTCAAACGAAGATGAAGCAGTGGCGTTTGTGGAATCTATGAAAAAGAAGTATTGGGATGCTACGCACAATTGCTCTGCTTATGTCATTGGAGAGCACTATGAAGTTCAAAGATGCAGCGATGACGGAGAACCAAGCGGAACAGCGGGTAAACCGATGCTGGATGTACTCCTGGGAGAAGATCTCCATGACACGGCAGTAGTGGTGACGAGATATTTTGGAGGAACGCTTCTTGGAACGGGAGGACTTGTGCGGGCCTATTCGGCGGCGGTAAAGGAAGGTCTTTTATCTTCTACTATTATAACCAGAAAACGGGGCGTTAAACTGAACCTTGAAACGGATTATACGGGACTTGGAAAAATACAGTATATATTTGGGGAGCGCAATATAGCAATCCTGGATACGGAATATACGGACCGGGTAGCGTTGGAGGCGCTGGTACCGGAAGAGCTGCTGGATAAGATAAAGGAAGAAGTAACAGAAGCAACGGCAGGACGGGCGAACATAACAGAAGGGGGTCCCTGCTTTTATGCAGAAATAAATGGAAAGACCAGAGTTCTGGAGTAA
- a CDS encoding transglycosylase domain-containing protein — protein MNYGKRKISKKQKEITSKSTMQGKRVGVRLIKAFFLCVIAVFIIGAVGGLIFLKRILDNSPDISPEDVRPKGYTTLVYADDGSTEIERFVEAGSNRIYKSIDEIPKNLQHAFVAIEDERFYEHNGIDPQGILRAAVTGLASGGNFSQGASTLTQQLIKNNIFPDFVNEETFYDRLERKIQEQFLALDIEKQMSKEEILEAYMNTINLGQNTLGVQSASKRYFNKDVSELTLSECAVIAGITQNPSLYNPITNPEENAKRREEVLNKMLDQGYIDQAAYDEAMADDVYARIQTVNSQIGEDSPYSYFVDALSEQVINDLQSKLGYTETQAYNALYSGGLTIISTQNLALQQICDEEMNNDSNYPWLKEVGLSSYALTVTRADGTVENYSEGHVEAFRAETYGSTEGLTFSSEEEANSVIAAWKASIAKEGDTYDESIILTPQPQASVTLMDQATGQIKALVGGRGAKQTSQSLNRAYTGSKRQPGSCFKILSAYAPALDTNQITLANVIKDEPWTYSDGTKFKNAGNSYMGNITVREAIANSQNTCAVKTIQQITPDLGYEYAKENFSMSTLVDNDKYEPIALGGLTDGVYNYELCAAFASIANGGVYNTPTLYTKILDHDGNVLIENPSESHTAIKDSTAALLTSAMESVVTSGTGRAAALSNMPVAGKTGTADEDKDLWFCGYTPYYTCCVWGGYDDPKSLTNIDTTFRLRIWNSIMSRVHAGLETRDFQMPASVEQKTICTITGKLARAGSCPSVTEYFATDNVATEVCPGHGSVDSGDSDNTANQDANTSSDSGNTDTGNTGNTGSGSGDSGNTGGGSGDSGNTGGGSGDSGNTGGGSGDSGNTGGGSGDSGNTGGGSGDSGNTGGGSGDSGNTEGQ, from the coding sequence ATGAATTACGGAAAAAGAAAGATTTCTAAAAAGCAGAAAGAAATCACCTCAAAATCGACCATGCAGGGCAAGCGCGTCGGAGTCAGACTGATCAAGGCATTTTTCCTTTGTGTGATCGCCGTTTTCATTATCGGTGCCGTAGGTGGTCTGATTTTTTTAAAAAGAATTCTGGATAATTCTCCTGATATCTCTCCTGAGGATGTCCGCCCAAAAGGATATACCACTTTAGTATACGCCGATGACGGTTCCACGGAAATTGAACGTTTTGTAGAAGCCGGCTCCAATCGTATCTACAAATCCATTGATGAGATTCCGAAGAATCTCCAGCATGCATTTGTAGCGATCGAAGACGAACGTTTTTATGAGCACAACGGAATCGATCCCCAGGGTATTCTCCGTGCGGCAGTAACGGGTCTTGCTTCCGGGGGAAACTTTTCACAGGGTGCCAGCACGCTGACACAGCAGCTGATCAAAAATAATATCTTTCCTGATTTTGTAAATGAAGAGACCTTCTATGACAGGTTAGAGAGAAAGATTCAGGAACAGTTCCTGGCACTGGATATCGAAAAGCAGATGTCAAAAGAGGAGATTCTGGAGGCATATATGAATACCATCAATCTTGGACAAAATACTCTTGGTGTTCAGTCTGCTTCCAAACGTTATTTCAATAAAGATGTATCAGAGCTTACCTTATCGGAATGTGCGGTTATTGCCGGAATCACGCAGAATCCTTCCCTGTACAATCCGATCACCAATCCGGAAGAGAACGCAAAACGGCGTGAAGAAGTTCTGAATAAAATGCTGGATCAGGGCTATATTGACCAGGCCGCATATGATGAGGCTATGGCAGATGATGTATATGCAAGAATCCAGACTGTCAATTCACAGATTGGTGAGGATTCTCCTTATTCCTATTTTGTAGACGCCCTCTCTGAACAGGTAATTAACGATCTGCAGTCCAAGCTGGGCTATACAGAGACTCAGGCTTACAATGCCCTTTACAGCGGAGGCCTTACCATTATCTCTACTCAGAATCTTGCCCTTCAGCAGATCTGTGATGAAGAGATGAACAATGACAGTAATTACCCCTGGCTGAAAGAAGTGGGACTTTCTTCCTATGCCCTGACTGTCACAAGAGCTGACGGCACTGTAGAAAATTACAGTGAAGGTCATGTCGAGGCATTCCGCGCTGAAACATACGGAAGCACAGAGGGGCTTACCTTCTCTTCGGAAGAGGAAGCGAACAGTGTCATTGCCGCCTGGAAGGCCAGCATTGCAAAAGAGGGCGATACCTATGATGAGTCCATCATCCTCACTCCGCAGCCTCAGGCTTCTGTCACTTTGATGGATCAGGCGACAGGACAGATCAAGGCACTGGTGGGTGGACGAGGCGCTAAACAGACCAGCCAGAGTCTGAACCGCGCTTACACCGGTTCCAAAAGGCAGCCTGGTTCCTGTTTCAAAATCCTCTCTGCATATGCACCGGCTCTGGATACCAACCAGATTACTCTTGCTAATGTCATAAAGGATGAACCGTGGACCTATTCCGACGGTACAAAATTTAAAAATGCCGGCAACAGCTACATGGGCAATATTACAGTTAGAGAGGCCATTGCCAATTCACAGAATACCTGTGCTGTAAAAACGATCCAGCAGATCACACCGGATCTGGGATATGAATACGCAAAAGAGAATTTCTCTATGAGCACTCTGGTGGACAATGATAAATATGAACCGATCGCTCTTGGCGGTCTGACAGATGGTGTATATAATTATGAATTGTGCGCGGCCTTTGCTTCTATTGCTAACGGCGGTGTATACAATACGCCTACTCTTTACACAAAAATTTTGGATCATGACGGAAATGTTCTGATCGAGAATCCTTCCGAATCTCATACAGCGATCAAAGACTCCACTGCTGCTCTTCTTACAAGCGCAATGGAAAGCGTTGTTACAAGCGGAACAGGACGGGCTGCCGCCCTTTCCAATATGCCTGTTGCAGGTAAGACCGGAACCGCCGATGAAGACAAGGACCTCTGGTTCTGCGGTTATACTCCGTACTACACCTGCTGTGTATGGGGCGGATATGATGATCCAAAATCTCTGACGAATATTGACACTACCTTCCGTCTGCGGATCTGGAACTCCATCATGAGCCGTGTCCATGCCGGTCTGGAGACACGGGACTTCCAGATGCCAGCTTCTGTTGAACAGAAAACAATCTGTACAATTACAGGAAAACTGGCACGGGCAGGAAGCTGTCCTTCTGTAACGGAATATTTTGCTACTGACAATGTAGCTACTGAGGTTTGTCCTGGACACGGTTCCGTCGATTCTGGTGATTCCGACAATACCGCAAATCAGGATGCAAATACGTCTTCTGATTCCGGCAATACCGACACTGGCAACACCGGTAATACCGGCAGTGGTTCCGGTGATTCCGGCAATACCGGCGGCGGTTCCGGTGATTCCGGCAATACCGGCGGCGGTTCCGGTGATTCCGGCAATACCGGCGGCGGTTCCGGTGATTCCGGCAATACCGGCGGCGGCTCCGGTGATTCCGGTAATACCGGCGGCGGTTCCGGTGATTCCGGCAATACCGGCGGCGGTTCCGGTGATTCCGGTAATACCGAAGGACAATAA
- a CDS encoding ABC transporter ATP-binding protein → MIRILQKRFALSRQGAVDLIKGCLACVVQDISFMLPVGLLYFLVIDMMNGGVNGQRTAFYGIGIVICLAVIFIAAWFQYNATYLATYVESGVRRVTLAEKLRKIPLSFFGKKDLADLTNSIMGDCATLETAFSHYVPALAGSIISTTFISLCLFAYDWRMALAAVWVLPVAFAITLFSARIQEYFNRKSVTANVALEKGVQECIETLQDLKANNAEKRYLKGLYKKIDDVEKRHIITELGTALFVVSATLILKFGIATVALTGSVLLIRGEIDIPLFFMFLLVASRLYAPLEGALQNLAAVISTRTNINRMNEILDHPVQGGSSSLTNKGYDIVFDHVGFAYNMGETVLEDVSFTAKQGEVTALVGPSGGGKTTVSRLAARFWDVSKGKITVGGMDISEIDPEALLSLYSIVFQDVTLFNNTIMENIRIGRKDATDEEVLVAAQMANCEEFAGKLPDGYNSMIGENGCELSGGERQRISIARAFLKNAPVILLDEATASLDVENETLIQSALSRLIKDKTVLVIAHRMRTVSGADKVVVLSGGKVAEQGTPGILMEKGEIYPHMVKLQMLSQKWSI, encoded by the coding sequence ATGATTCGGATATTACAGAAACGATTTGCATTATCAAGACAGGGAGCTGTGGATTTGATAAAAGGGTGCCTTGCATGCGTGGTACAGGATATCTCCTTCATGCTGCCTGTCGGACTCCTGTATTTTCTGGTTATTGATATGATGAATGGAGGAGTAAATGGACAACGCACAGCTTTTTATGGGATAGGTATTGTGATTTGCCTTGCAGTTATATTTATTGCTGCCTGGTTTCAATATAATGCGACTTACCTGGCAACTTATGTGGAAAGCGGAGTCAGGCGTGTTACTCTGGCAGAAAAGCTTCGGAAAATTCCGCTGTCCTTTTTCGGGAAAAAGGATCTTGCAGATCTGACGAATTCTATTATGGGAGACTGTGCCACTCTTGAAACGGCATTTTCACATTATGTTCCCGCTCTGGCAGGATCGATTATTTCTACAACATTTATTTCGCTGTGCCTTTTTGCCTATGACTGGCGGATGGCTTTGGCAGCAGTTTGGGTTTTGCCGGTTGCCTTTGCGATCACACTTTTTTCAGCGAGGATCCAGGAATATTTCAACAGAAAGTCAGTAACTGCCAATGTAGCTCTTGAAAAGGGAGTGCAGGAGTGCATCGAAACATTACAGGACTTAAAGGCAAATAACGCGGAAAAAAGGTATTTGAAAGGTCTGTATAAGAAAATCGACGATGTGGAAAAAAGACATATTATTACAGAACTTGGAACTGCTTTGTTTGTTGTTTCAGCCACATTAATTTTAAAGTTCGGTATTGCCACAGTCGCTCTCACAGGATCAGTGCTTCTGATTCGCGGTGAGATTGATATTCCACTGTTCTTTATGTTTCTGCTTGTTGCCTCCAGGCTGTATGCTCCTCTGGAAGGGGCACTGCAAAATCTGGCGGCCGTTATCTCTACAAGGACGAATATTAACCGGATGAATGAAATTCTTGATCATCCGGTTCAAGGGGGCAGCAGCAGTCTGACAAATAAAGGATATGATATTGTATTCGATCATGTGGGATTTGCTTACAACATGGGAGAAACCGTTCTGGAAGATGTATCGTTTACTGCGAAGCAGGGAGAAGTGACGGCTCTGGTAGGTCCGTCAGGTGGAGGAAAGACCACAGTCTCCCGGCTTGCAGCGCGGTTCTGGGATGTCAGCAAAGGAAAAATTACGGTCGGGGGGATGGATATATCGGAAATAGATCCGGAAGCTTTACTGTCGCTGTACTCTATTGTATTCCAGGATGTTACGTTGTTTAATAATACTATTATGGAAAATATCAGGATAGGAAGAAAAGATGCAACAGACGAAGAAGTGCTTGTAGCTGCACAAATGGCAAACTGTGAGGAATTTGCCGGGAAGCTTCCGGATGGTTATAATAGTATGATCGGAGAAAACGGATGCGAGTTGTCCGGCGGCGAAAGGCAGCGGATTTCCATAGCCCGGGCTTTCCTGAAAAATGCACCTGTCATTTTATTGGATGAGGCCACTGCAAGTCTCGATGTGGAAAATGAAACTTTGATACAGTCCGCTTTGTCGAGATTAATAAAAGATAAAACAGTGCTTGTAATTGCACATCGCATGCGAACAGTAAGCGGGGCAGACAAGGTTGTTGTGCTTTCCGGCGGCAAGGTGGCGGAACAGGGAACGCCTGGCATACTTATGGAGAAAGGGGAAATTTATCCTCATATGGTAAAACTACAGATGCTAAGCCAAAAGTGGAGTATCTGA
- a CDS encoding ABC transporter ATP-binding protein, which produces MKKQSNLSRLMSYAGRHKILTYLSWILSVISALLALVPFWYIWRIIHDILEVSPDFSRAYSITHYGWQAVGFAVISVIVYIAALMCSHISAFRVASNIRKELMRHITALPLGVTEKYGSGKLRRIVNTSSSATENYLAHRLPDKAGAVATPAGLLFLLVVFDWRLGLLSLIPVVLGFLIMMKMTGKNMEQKMEEYQNALSDMSNEAVEYVRGIPVVKTFGQTIFSFKRFKGTIDNYEKWVIAYTKALRLPMMFYTTAINGVFAFLIAGGIIFARGGVTDTLLLNLIFYIIITPVIGTTLTKIMFMSEDAMIVNDAINRIDEVLKEKPLPECRKVQEPFNYSITLEEVSYSYDGKKNALDHISLSIGQGQKAALVGPSGGGKTTLANIVTRFFDPQKGRILIGNVDIRDIPKEVLMNKISFVFQNSRLIKDSILENVRMGKPNASREEVIQALDAAQCMDIIEKLPDGIDTVVGTNGVYLSGGEQQRIAIARAILKNAPILILDEATAFADPDNEVRVGQALSVLSKGKTVIMIAHRLSSITDADCIYVLRDGKIAESGTHEELIAQNGIFTHMWKNYSEAAKWKIAKEVSL; this is translated from the coding sequence ATGAAAAAACAGTCTAATTTATCAAGATTGATGAGCTATGCCGGAAGACATAAGATACTGACCTATCTTTCCTGGATATTATCAGTTATAAGTGCGCTTCTGGCACTTGTACCTTTCTGGTACATATGGCGTATCATCCACGACATACTGGAAGTGTCTCCCGACTTTTCACGGGCATACAGTATTACTCATTATGGCTGGCAGGCAGTAGGATTCGCGGTGATATCTGTTATTGTCTATATAGCGGCTCTGATGTGTTCGCATATCAGTGCATTTAGGGTTGCATCCAATATCCGGAAAGAACTGATGCGCCATATCACCGCACTTCCTCTTGGTGTGACGGAAAAATACGGAAGCGGGAAGCTTAGGAGGATTGTGAATACATCCAGCAGTGCAACTGAAAACTATCTTGCACACAGACTTCCTGATAAGGCCGGCGCCGTTGCAACACCTGCAGGACTGCTTTTTCTGCTTGTTGTCTTTGATTGGAGACTGGGACTCTTAAGCCTGATACCGGTTGTTCTTGGCTTTTTGATCATGATGAAAATGACCGGAAAAAATATGGAGCAGAAAATGGAAGAATATCAAAATGCACTTTCAGATATGTCTAATGAGGCTGTTGAATATGTGCGGGGAATACCGGTAGTAAAAACGTTCGGACAGACAATTTTTTCGTTTAAACGATTCAAAGGAACTATTGACAATTATGAAAAGTGGGTTATCGCATACACAAAGGCTTTGCGGCTTCCTATGATGTTTTATACGACTGCTATCAATGGAGTATTTGCTTTTCTGATCGCTGGGGGAATTATTTTTGCAAGAGGGGGAGTAACGGATACACTGCTTTTAAACCTTATTTTCTATATCATTATTACTCCGGTAATTGGAACGACATTGACAAAAATTATGTTTATGAGCGAGGATGCGATGATCGTAAATGACGCGATAAACAGAATTGATGAGGTGCTGAAGGAAAAACCTCTGCCGGAATGCAGAAAAGTGCAGGAACCCTTTAACTATTCTATTACATTGGAAGAAGTAAGCTACAGCTATGATGGAAAGAAAAATGCATTGGATCATATCTCTCTTTCTATCGGGCAGGGACAGAAGGCAGCTTTGGTAGGTCCATCGGGAGGTGGAAAGACAACTCTTGCCAATATTGTGACAAGATTTTTTGATCCGCAGAAGGGACGGATCTTGATAGGGAATGTCGATATACGAGATATTCCGAAAGAAGTACTTATGAATAAAATATCTTTTGTATTTCAGAACAGCCGCTTGATCAAGGACTCTATTCTGGAGAATGTACGTATGGGAAAACCCAACGCATCGCGAGAGGAAGTTATACAGGCTCTGGATGCGGCACAGTGCATGGATATTATTGAAAAACTGCCGGATGGAATAGATACTGTTGTCGGTACAAACGGTGTATATCTGTCAGGTGGCGAGCAGCAGAGAATTGCAATTGCGAGGGCTATTTTAAAGAATGCACCTATTCTGATCCTGGATGAGGCCACTGCATTTGCGGACCCAGATAATGAAGTACGGGTAGGGCAGGCATTATCGGTTCTCTCAAAAGGAAAAACAGTAATAATGATCGCACACAGACTCTCTTCTATTACCGATGCAGACTGCATTTATGTACTGAGGGATGGGAAAATTGCTGAGAGTGGCACGCATGAAGAATTGATCGCGCAAAATGGAATATTTACTCATATGTGGAAAAATTATTCGGAAGCGGCGAAGTGGAAAATTGCAAAGGAGGTAAGTCTATGA